One Halovivax ruber XH-70 genomic region harbors:
- a CDS encoding cupin domain-containing protein, with product MTAQDGSADSRPVAPTERVTLDELDGQPHAHCFEAEPMTVRLSLDAGDSVPAHQHPDRRIVLHLVEGALSVTLGEDAHEVRAGDIVRFDGNQDVSPEALEDSTALLVLAKRDDAV from the coding sequence ATGACAGCGCAAGACGGCTCCGCTGACAGTCGCCCGGTCGCACCGACGGAACGCGTCACGCTCGACGAACTCGACGGACAGCCCCACGCCCACTGCTTCGAGGCAGAGCCAATGACGGTACGACTCTCGCTCGATGCCGGCGACTCGGTCCCGGCCCACCAGCATCCCGACAGGCGGATCGTCCTCCACCTCGTCGAGGGAGCGCTCTCGGTGACGCTTGGCGAGGACGCACACGAGGTTCGCGCCGGCGACATCGTCCGCTTCGACGGCAACCAGGACGTCTCGCCGGAGGCGTTGGAGGACAGTACCGCGCTACTCGTGCTGGCGAAGCGGGACGACGCGGTCTGA